A window of the Besnoitia besnoiti strain Bb-Ger1 chromosome VI, whole genome shotgun sequence genome harbors these coding sequences:
- a CDS encoding putative 3'-5' exoribonuclease csl4 (encoded by transcript BESB_065650), translated as MTDTHAQRDSVAPTALVEARSHTSVGVSRGNVRTPGERLGSALVYAPGSGAYVRDGFIYAAVVGREQVETPTQEANLTTADQRSATRRLPLVSVVSAGKSPAVLPTIGCFVLAQVTKISQRRVDCSILAVDGHTLAEPFRGFIRSQDIRETDVDSVDVLECFKPGDVVRAKVISVGDGRCYVLSTAAAELGVLFAQGRDGGQLQPVTCKLMRCDVTGRLHRRKVAAPVLLS; from the exons ATGACAGACACACATGCACAGAGGGATTCTGTGGCGCCCACTGCCCTCGTGGAGGCAAGGTCACACACCAGCGTTGGTGTATCTCGCGGCAATGTACGTACGCCTGGCGAGCGCCTTGGAAGCGCGCTGGTCTATGCGCCAGGAAGTGGCGCGTACGTGAGAGATGGTTTCATTTACGCTGCTGTCGTAGGACGTGAGCAGGTGGAGACTCCTACTCAAGAAGCAAATTTGACGACGGCCGACCAGAGAAGCGCCACGAGG AGACTTCCTCTGGTTTCCGTCGTGTCTGCCGGAAAGTCTCCCGCCGTCCTCCCTACTATTGGCTGCTTCGTCCTAGCACAG GTTACGAAAATCTCTCAGCGCCGCGTTGACTGCTCGATTCTGGCAGTTGACGGGCACACGCTTGCGGAGCCCTTCCGAGGCTTCATTCG GTCTCAGGATATCAGAGAGACCGATGTCGACTCCGTTGACGTTCTCGAATGTTTCAAGCCAGGCGATGTCGTTCGCGCGAAGGTG ATTTCTGTCGGCGATGGCCGCTGCTACGTCCTCTcgacagcggccgcggagctcggcGTTCTTTTTGCTCAAGGCAGGGACGGCGGGCAACTGCAGCCTGTCACCTGCAAGCTCATGCGCTGTGACGTTACCGGCCGCCTTCATAGAAG GAAAGTCGCTGCCCCAGTATTGCTATCGTGA
- a CDS encoding hypothetical protein (encoded by transcript BESB_065660), with translation MECFDKISCSGRCLPPKKQVFFTVCLLLLAGALFFEPATFANGQGACCGGGGGGGGGGGGGAPSSPHHATSAEESPLTAAPVSFLFPLKVGFSTWFMYNEVFSIIKNKAYKTVASSAARMLRRREQPHPYAIVSQWFRGLILQLTGVASSPKGPGGYVQLQRTSMNGPAVAQLAEDFETIGLTAWRYLGPDAKSAVCDVNDEECRQKVEDVLYSTISLFWSTVLSAQGPSTLQANFRKLLEQSACPLFAYSDPGFLESAVEQGPSNFSGLEDRLDALGRKYYKSEACVRFRDSMLAGMNVCGVTLQEQVEKLKQAKEGHSAHSLHELLMMNYDKMSIEAQFYESTLLASVRGEAARHQKLSPEQKLHTLVSAVAAAKKEMDPLSFAQFLERTESGLRAAGELTTTMEEMVAVAKRDEESGAADRRRAAKKDCCKGRN, from the coding sequence ATGGAGTGCTTTGACAAGATTTCGTGTTCGGGCCGGTGCTTGCCACCGAAGAAACAGGTTTTCTTCACAGTATGTCTTCTCTTACTCGCCGGAGCTCTTTTCTTTGAACCTGCCACCTTCGCAAACGGGcaaggcgcctgctgcggcggcggcggtggcggtggcggtggcggtggcggcggcgccccatCGTCTCCACACCATGCTACGAGCGCAGAGGAATCGCCTCTTACTGCTGCTCCCGTGTCGTTCTTGTTTCCTCTCAAAGTCGGCTTCAGCACATGGTTTATGTACAACGAGGTCTTTTCCATCATTAAGAACAAGGCGTACAAGACGgtggcctcctccgccgcgcgtatgttgcggagacgcgagcagCCCCATCCGTACGCGATTGTGTCGCAGTGGTTCCGAGGTCTGATTCTCCAGTTGACAGGAGTCGCTTCATCTCCTAAAGGTCCTGGGGGATATGTCCAATTGCAGCGCACGTCCATGAACGGTCCTGCTGTTGCGCAGTTGGCAGAAGACTTCGAAACCATCGGCTTGACAGCGTGGAGATATCTCGGGCCAGATGCCAAATCTGCCGTTTGTGATGTGAACGATGAGGAGTGCCGTCAAAAGGTTGAGGACGTTCTTTACTCAACGATATCTCTCTTCTGGTCGACTGTTCTTTCTGCCCAGGGGCCTAGTACCTTGCAAGCCAATTTCAGGAAGCTGCTCGAACAGTCGGCTTGTCCCCTGTTCGCCTACTCTGACCCTGGATTCCTTGAGTCGGCAGTCGAACAGGGACCGTCCAACTTTTCCGGCCTTGAGGATCGTCTCGATGCTCTAGGAAGGAAGTATTACAAGAGCGAAGCGTGTGTCAGGTTCCGCGACAGTATGCTGGCGGGTATGAACGTTTGTGGAGTGACTCTTCAGGAACAGGTGGAGAAGTTGAAGCAGGCTAAAGAGGGGCACTCCGCTCATTCACTTCACGAACTCCTCATGATGAATTACGACAAGATGAGCATTGAAGCACAGTTTTATGAATCCACTCTGCTCGCCAgtgtgcgcggcgaggcagctcgCCATCAAAAGCTGTCCCCTGAGCAGAAACTCCATACTCTGGTTAGTGCTGTAGCTGCCGCCAAAAAGGAAATGGATCCTCTTTCCTTTGCTCAGTTCTTGGAAAGGACGGAATCTGGACTGCGTGCTGCGGGCGAGCTCACCACGACGATGGAGGAAATGGTTGCCGTTGCGAAGCGAGAtgaggagagcggcgcagctgacAGAAGGAgggccgcgaagaaggactGCTGCAAGGGACGCAATTAA
- a CDS encoding hypothetical protein (encoded by transcript BESB_065670), which produces MLQVANATRQSVSLRAPDPLLDGRHNSCFTDGVLGRKKEQADRNEGEKSRAGSPESRCLNEDDAASPHVRHLQDGAEKTGVLREEKRAELNAGLNAFQESFYKFEPNKLRVNPGVPYCKPWQPLAELRYDVPSDDSFDHREPSTAADGFVSLSPAARFDNAAAGLERKGLGI; this is translated from the coding sequence ATGCTTCAGGTCGCTAACGCCACGAGACAGTCCGTTTCGTTGCGAGCACCCGATCCTTTGCTGGACGGTCGGCACAATTCATGTTTCACCGACGGCGTTCTAGGTAGGAAGAAAGAGCAGGCTGACCGCAatgaaggagagaagagccGTGCTGGATCGCCGGAGTCGAGATGTCTCAACGAAGATGATGCGGCATCACCACATGTCCGTCACCTCCAAGACGGAGCAGAAAAAACCGGAGTTCTACGGGAAGAAAAAAGGGCCGAATTAAATGCAGGCCTGAACGCCTTTCAAGAGAGTTTCTACAAGTTTGAGCCGAACAAGTTGAGGGTTAACCCGGGTGTCCCGTACTGCAAGCCATGGCAACCTCTCGCCGAGTTACGATACGACGTTCCATCAGATGACTCCTTCGATCACCGTGAACCCAGTACAGCGGCTGACGGTTTTGTATCATTGTCGCCTGCTGCTCGTTTTGACAACGCTGCGGCAGGCCTGGAAAGGAAGGGACTGGGCATCTGA
- a CDS encoding hypothetical protein (encoded by transcript BESB_065680) has product MARESMLQAFYPHQTLLVTGASGFVGKVLLAQLLKACPVKKVYVLLRPSAGRSAQERLLLDVFRSPAFDEMRNKYQEEGGWDKWVSERVVAVPGDLLKPDFGIQNKHTIRKLQEEVTVVIHLAASVHFNSPLKDNYRSNVEGTMRILDFAKGCPYLQVFVHTSACYANSDHEGRVKEDILPLPWDTEELLTAVHKMIELRDHEARHPQVDVAKLEKQLLGRFPNTYTFTKRLSEALLIRDWEKALIHPEKSEVKFPLCMLRPSIVGAAYKHPRRGWIDNLNATGGMFLLCALGVLKCLPANPNLIGDNVPVDVVADALIVSGAAVAAAHAYANPTALATVAHPAAAASLAAAKCVLPQYLPHAIILPKNISPASSPLPSPASADAHRPERATDSVLNKRSHGAPGVYVIHCCTSDTNPVRWGDILYYGREYNMMNPFFNRITRDLQTPYFEGDFDDFRRKFFFLQRLPAAVTAAITSYLLPASSSLKRNANMYHSGIKKVEKAAEAFHPFSYHEWVFEQNNMRKLQHLLAPEERGLFLLRTEDLDWRSWTHYFFYGIARWLLKEQSGKLQMRSCEPPPAPYVYVNLLYKHVLNEPYNPPPFLARLMPYPDAVTFLKNAGPLPRCPSPWSIENAVMGSKALASVIRKDAILLSKQGRRKRRKNAKPAGTTLPEIEAEVREDAQELYESVAGTIKHPPVYLLGGILHTAFLRLFDRVVVERTEVERLKKAVRESRGPVILLPTHRSYMDFLVLFYMCLGNGVPLPFVATDESLAQIAVVNRLLRNVGVFFLRSSTSFCRSRTGSPSLRLYCTVLQQYIQAIAKRHGFLQCFIEGDRSKTGLLGSPQHGLLRMVLDLYFNCEQPNITFVPITISYDKVLEAESFPQELLGGHKPKAGLRRVLNAIRSTSGTNPDCKVQDAENDRLQQRFGVGSKPLGSAYIKIATPISFKLTEDFADHLMGVLSSNLIISPTSLVATILCMHRNGIREEDLEDQVQWLRDQVLLRGGFLSPGVGGLMFDVRLIVQAALQTYLRGVVTSSGGGWSVIQSLAAGALAPSSSGSATSGALTTMTRPTTAGGTVVGPVGADAPRLVLAYYRNECCHLFILEAIVCAALFASGHDTAWEQGAEGGALTEKAVFLMELLKGHFAMRNEMKETEIPKIIDRMVSRRILRCMPSPSATPSHSEAKGERRYVFHPTSESTVTLFTYFVWPFVDSYWACGMGLFALQKPETPPDSTDNTPEDPAADRDPSALATPLSRARTQMTKAQLVARAHWLADGLYKENYVALLDKLYTYRKAATISGGTTSPTGPNLFLVKGTVNVARYTA; this is encoded by the exons ATGGCGCGTGAGAGCATGCTTCAGGCATTCTACCCTCACCAAACGTTGTTGGTGACGGGAGCCAGTGGCTTCGTAGGGAAGGTCCTGCTGGCGCAGCTTTTGAAGGCATGTCCGGTAAAGAAGGTATACGTTCTTCTGCGGCCATCAGCAGGCCGCAGTGCTCAGGAGCGTCTGCTTTTGGACGTATTCCGTAGCCCTGCGTTCGACGAAATGCGTAACAAGTATCAGGAAGAGGGCGGCTGGGACAAGTGGGTTAGTGAACGTGTAGTAGCTGTTCCAGGAGATCTGCTCAAGCCAGACTTTGGTATCCAGAATAAGCACACAATTAGAAAGCTACAGGAAGAGGTGACAGTCGTTATCCacctcgccgccagcgttCATTTCAACTCGCCCCTCAAAGATAACTATCGTAGTAACGTGGAGGGGACAATGCGCATTCTGGATTTCGCCAAAGGGTGTCCCTACCTCCAAGTCTTCGTGCATACATCAGCTTGCTACGCTAACTCCGATCATGAAGGGCGCGTCAAAGAAGATATTCTTCCCCTCCCGTGGGACACCGAAGAACTTCTGACAGCGGTCCATAAGATGATTGAACTTCGCGACCACGAAGCCAGA CACCCTCAGGTGGACGTGGCCAAACTGGAGAAGCAACTGCTTGGAAGGTTTCCCAACACGTACACGTTTACGAAAAGGCTTTCTGAGGCTTTGCTAATCAGGGATTGGGAGAAAGCACTTATTCATCCGGAAAAAAGCGAAGTCAAATTTCCACTCTGCATGCTACGACCGTCAATCGTCGGCGCGGCCTACAAACATCCACGGCGAGGATGGATCGACAACCTCAATGCAACAGGCGGGATGTTTCTTCTAT GCGCCCTGGGAGTTCTCAAGTGTCTCCCGGCAAATCCAAATTTGATTGGAGACAACGTACCTGTTGACGTGGTGGCGGATGCTCTCATTGTTTCCGGCGCagctgtcgccgctgcccaTGCATACGCAAACCCGACAGCATTGGCAACGGTGGCCCAtcccgcagcggcggcgtctctcgcagcAGCCAAGTGCGTACTTCCTCAGTACCTTCCACATGCCATAATACTTCCCAAAAACATTTCgccggcttcctcgcctcttccATCCCCTGCATCGGCCGATGCACACAGGCCCGAAAGGGCAACGGACAGCGTCCTTAATAAACGATCACACGGAGCACCAGGCGTATACGTGATTCACTGCTGTACAAGTGATACGAACCCTGTGCGGTGGGGTGATATTCTCTACTATGGGCGCGAGTACAACATGATGAATCCGTTCTTCAATAGGATCACCAGGGATCTGCAAACTCCATATTTTGAAGGCGACTTCGATGACTTCCGGCG GAAATTCTTCTTTCTGCAACGGTTGCCTGCGGCGGTGACGGCGGCGATCACAAGCTACTTGCTTCCGGCGTCTTCATCTTTGAAACGAAACGCGAACATGTATCACTCTGGGATTAAAAAGGTGGAAAAGGCAGCCGAGGCATTTCACCCTTTCTCGTACCATGAATGGGTCTTCGAGCAGAATAACATGCGCAAACTGCAACACTTGCTCGCTCCGGAGGAACGCGGGCTCTTTCTGCTGAGAACAGAGGACCTCGACTGGCGCTCATGGACACATTACTTTTTCTACGGGATCGCTCGCTGGCTACTAAAGGAACAATCAGGCAAGTTGCAAATGAGAT CTTGCGAGCCACCCCCTGCTCCGTATGTATACGTGAACCTTTTGTACAAGCACGTCCTAAATGAGCCTTACAACCCTCCACCTTTTCTGGCTCGGCTTATGCCATATCCTGATGCGGTGACGTTCTTGAAGAACGCCGGGCCTCTTCCACGCTGTCCATCTCCATGGTCCATCGAAAATGCCGTCATGGGTAGCAAAGCGCTTGCTTCCGTTATCCGAAAAGACGCAATTCTGCTCAGCAAACAGGGCCGAAGGAAGAGACGGAAGAACGCGAAACCTGCTG GAACGACCTTGCCGGAAATCGAAGCAGAGGTGCGTGAGGACGCTCAGGAGCTCTACGAATCCGTGGCTGGGACAATCAAGCATCCGCCCGTCTATTTGCTTGGAGGAATTCTCCACACTGCTTTTCTACGTCTTTTCGACCGCGTTGTTGTCGAACGCACGGAGGTCGAGAGACTGAAAAAGGCAGTGCGTGAAAGTCGAGGCCCTGTCATTCTCCTTCCGACACACCGATCATACATG GATTTCCTCGTTTTGTTCTACATGTGTCTCGGCAACGGCGTGCCGCTCCCGTTCGTGGCGACAGACGAGAGCTTGGCTCAGATTGCTGTTGTCAACCGGTTGCTTCGGAACGTTGGGGTCTTCTTTCTACGAAGCTCCACCAGCTTCTGCAGAAGCAGAACTGGAAGTCCTTCTCTTCGATTATACTGCACAGTTTTGCAACAATACATCCAAGCGATTGCCAAGCGCCACGGATTTCTCCAGTGCTTTATCGAGGGAGACCGGAGCAAAACCG GCTTGCTCGGAAGTCCACAACACGGTCTCCTTCGCATGGTACTGGACTTGTACTTCAACTGCGAGCAGCCAAACATCACATTCGTTCCCATTACCATTTCCTATGACAAGGTGTTGGAGGCGGAGTCCTTCCCACAAGAGCTTCTCGGTGGCCACAAGCCGAAAGCTGGCCTTCGTCGTGTCCTGAACGCAATTCGCTCTACATCAGGAACTAACCCAGATTGCAAAGTGCAAGACGCGGAGAACGACCGCCTGCAGCAACGTTTTGGCGTGGGTTCGAAGCCTCTGGGTTCTGCGTATATAAAAATTGCCACGCCTATTTCGTTCAAG CTCACGGAGGATTTTGCAGACCACCTGATGGGCGTCTTGTCATCTAACCTAATCATATCTCCAACTTCTTTGGTGGCGACAATTCTTTGCATGCACCGTAACGGCATTCGGGAAGAAGACCTG GAGGACCAAGTTCAATGGCTGCGCGACCAAGTGCTTCTGCGTGGCGGATTTCTTTCCCCTGGTGTCGGAGGCCTCATGTTCGACGTGCGCTTGATTGTGCAAGCGGCTCTCCAGACGTACCTTCGAGGAGTCGTCACGAGCAGCGGGGGCGGCTGGTCAGTCATTCAGAgtctcgccgcgggcgcatTGGCTCCCTCGAGTTCTGGATCAGCAACCTCTGGAGCACTGACCACGATGACGCGACCGACAACTGCCGGAGGGACGGTTGTTGGGCCTGTAGGCGctgacgcgcctcgcctggTCCTTGCGTATTACAGGAATGAATGCTGTCACTTGTTCATTCTCGAAGCGATTGTgtgcgccgctctcttcgcgtctggGCACGACACGGCGTGGGAGCAAGGCGCTGAAGGTGGAGCGCTGACCGAGAAGGCCGTATTCCTTATGGAACTACTCAAGGGACACTTCGCGATGCGAAACGAGATGAAAGAAACCGAGATTCCGAAA ATTATCGACCGCATGGTTTCTCGACGCATTCTTCGGTGTatgccttcgccgtctgcaACGCCGAGCCACAGCGAAGCAAAAGGGGAACGCCGGTATGTCTTCCATCCCACCTCCGAGTCAACAGTAACCCTCTTCACCTATTTCGTTTGGCCGTTCGTCGACAGCTACTGGGCATGCGGCATGGGCCTGTTTGCCCTGCAAAAACCGGAAACACCTCCGGACTCGACCGACAATACGCCTGAGGATCCTGCTGCAG ATCGAGATCCGTCTGCGCTTGCAACGCCGCTGTCTCGAGCGAGAACCCAAATGACCAAGGCTCAGCTAGTGGCGCGGGCTCACTGGCTGGCCGACGGCCTCTACAAGGAAAACTACGTT GCGCTGCTCGACAAGCTCTACACGTACCGAAAAGCGGCGACTATTTCGGGTGGCACAACGAGCCCGACGGG ACCCAATTTGTTCCTCGTTAAGGGGACTGTGAACGTCGCCCGGTACACTGCATGA